One part of the Trichoplusia ni isolate ovarian cell line Hi5 chromosome 2, tn1, whole genome shotgun sequence genome encodes these proteins:
- the LOC113507861 gene encoding proton channel OtopLc-like isoform X4: MQRCPYIHEMKERLLGAPIDAETKEPQRAPLERPLDIQDNQVGTIVKLNSDGYGSHTSPARAPLVTDECEAPPDETEALTPTEAVLRYRACCQPDTTPKNAKTSLFIISSFIYAKLLVVVCIAYVISDVITHNLPLYYYEGFFTYLYGMSILFLLYVFCFLLQESTCCSGSPPKPKPPPKEKKPKKEKEKKTKDKEAKEGKDGKDGKDKKDGKKEGKSKDKGKEKDEKEKAKESKKQSQFQQQQDIVEMEAGPVARPIRRRKTSQNDHSHGSFFLRIGAIAFGLGTMIYNGLEFGTFFELPLESPCYLILKGVNPVLQMVFTFMQMYFIFMNSRLNIHRFKVIARFGLMHVVATNICVWIRTLVLESLKEITDYHVKNPQGYAGEGVLGKVIRKHTLRHSGKVFGAASTAATTIASTVITTAKTTGEQLINVVTSSTATPSTTPTTMTNSSEIFESFDGLNPAALIANIDNTTVCGRNPIMGTIVSDSAPYLYPFIIEYSLIGAAVIYVMWKHIGRYPSVANDEDLERRLEAVLSRRAAALAAAQRGNRVDCAGASKGLFCGLLLLVASLICLILFFVLIRHQELKRLSIYLADVSHCALMVLSILAILIGFIRCRVMKWSNTPPSCTEPLRRVQSLKFRSEEQSDLNDILLRVSAFGLFVYAVFSVIAGGMGAFTHEPNLLVMITGCLSVLQVVLQLLFIADVSRRRVHLPEQERSKPARQAVTFLLICNVTMWLIYTFEAQKVLANPVQLDFYGFVAWSLVQRFTLPLCIFHRFHSAVTLAEIWKTSYKARLE, encoded by the exons ATGCAGCGTTGCCCCTACATCCACGAGATGAAGGAGCGGCTGCTTGGCGCCCCAATAGACGCGGAGACTAAGGAACCCCAACGAGCGCCGCTTGAACGCCCGCTCGACATTCAAGACAACCAGGTCGGCACCATCGTCAAA CTGAATTCCGACGGGTACGGGTCGCACACGTcgccggcgcgcgcgccgctcgtCACGGACGAGTGTGAGGCGCCGCCGGACGAGACGGAGGCCCTGACGCCCACTGAGGCTGTGCTGCGGTACCGGGCCTGCTGCCAGCCTGATACAACGCCCAAAAATGCCAA AACTTCACTCTTTATCATCTCGAGTTTCATCTACGCAAAACTTCTGGTGGTTGTGTGCATCGCTTACGTCATCAGTGATGTCATCACACACAACCTCCCCCTCTACTACTACGAAGGGTTCTTCACCTACCTGTATGGCATGAGCATTCTGTTTTTGTTGTACGTCTTCTGCTTCCTACTCCAAG AAAGCACCTGCTGCAGTGGAAGCCCTCCAAAACCGAAGCCCCCGCCCAAGGAGAAGAAACCGAAGaaagaaaaggaaaagaaaaccAAAGATAAGGAAGCTAAGGAAGGCAAGGATGGAAAAGACGGCAAGGATAAGAAAGATGGGAAAAAGGAAGGCAAGTCTAAGGACAAAGGGAAGGAAAAGGATGAAAAGGAAAAGGCCAAGGAGTCCAAGAAACAAAGCCAATTCCAG CAACAACAAGATATTGTGGAAATGGAAGCTGGGCCAGTTGCAAGACCGATCCGTAGACGCAAGACCTCTCAGAACGACCACAGCCATGGCAGCTTCTTCCTTCGAATTGGAGCAATTG CGTTTGGTCTCGGCACAATGATTTACAACGGGCTGGAGTTTGGCACATTCTTCGAACTACCTCTGGAATCTCCTTGCTACTTGATCTTGAAGGGTGTTAACCCTGTCCTGCAAATGGTGTTCACTTTTATGCAAATGTACTTTATCTTCATGAATTCGCGG TTGAATATCCATCGATTCAAGGTGATTGCCCGATTTGGTTTGATGCATGTGGTTGCCACCAACATCTGTGTTTGGATCCGCACTCTAGTGTTGGAGTCTCTGAAGGAAATTACCGACTACCACGTCAAAAATCCTCAGGGTTACGCTGGTGAAGGCGTGTTAGGAA AAGTCATCCGAAAGCACACTCTGAGGCATTCCGGCAAAGTGTTCGGTGCTGCTTCTACTGCTGCTACCACTATCGCATCTACTGTCATAACCACCGCTAAGACCACCGGAGAGCAACTTATAAACGTTGTCACCTCCTCGACAGCCACTCCCTCCACTACTCCTACCACAA tGACCAACTCTTCCGAGATTTTCGAGTCGTTCGACGGCCTCAACCCAGCTGCCCTGATCGCCAATATTGATAACACTACCGTCTGTGGCCGAAACCCAATTATGGGCACTATCGTCTCTGACTCGGCACCTTATCTCTACCCGTTCATTATTGAATATTCTCTCATCGGCGCTGCAGTCATTTACGTGATGTGGAAGCACATTGGGCGCTACCCCAG CGTGGCCAACGACGAAGATCTGGAAAGACGTCTGGAGGCTGTTCTCTCCCGCAGGGCGGCGGCGCTTGCAGCAGCTCAGCGAGGCAACCGGGTTGATTGTGCTGGGGCCTCCAAAGGACTTTTCTGTGGACTTCTCCTGCTCGTGGCCTCTCTCATCTGTCTGATACTCTTCTTCGTCCTGATAAGACACCAAGAGTTGAAGCGCCTGTCGATCTATTTGGCTGATGTATCACACTGTGCTCTGATGGTTCTGTCTATACTGGCTATTCTGATCGGGTTTATACG TTGTCGTGTTATGAAATGGAGCAATACTCCTCCCTCCTGTACCGAGCCTCTCCGCAGGGTGCAATCTTTGAAGTTCCGCTCCGAGGAACAGTCTGACCTGAACGACATCTTGCTGCGTGTGTCTGCGTTTGGCCTCTTCGTGTACGCCGTGTTCAGCGTCATCGCCGGTGGAATGGGAGCCTTCACTCACGAACCCAACCTTCTCGTCATGATTACCGGCTGTTTAAGTGTGCTTCAA GTGGTTCTCCAATTGCTGTTTATCGCTGATGTGTCCCGCCGTCGCGTCCACCTGCCCGAGCAAGAGCGCAGCAAGCCCGCCCGCCAAGCCGTCACCTTCCTCCTCATCTGCAACGTTACCATGTGGCTCATCTACACCTTCGAAGCACAAAAAGTTCTTGCTAACCCT GTTCAGCTCGATTTCTACGGCTTCGTGGCTTGGTCGCTGGTCCAGCGCTTCACTCTCCCGCTTTGCATCTTCCACCGTTTCCACTCTGCTGTCACTCTAGCCGAAATATGGAAGACCAGCTACAAAGCGCGCCTGGAGTGA